From Haloarcula hispanica ATCC 33960, the proteins below share one genomic window:
- the purH gene encoding bifunctional phosphoribosylaminoimidazolecarboxamide formyltransferase/IMP cyclohydrolase produces MKLAGMASNRGRNLMNIADRAPGGAEFAVVLTNDADAPVLEAAAERGIPTEVVEHDADESRESHEERVLDALSEYDFDLVTLDGYMRVLSETFLDETPTALNVHPSLLPNFTGANAHEQVLDAGVKVTGCTVHVLDESVDGGPIVTQEPIPVFEGDDEDSLKERVLYEGEFTAYPRVIEWFAEDRVTIDWDAGTVSVEGDEGGDFPARRIVSDDLASSLRYGENPHQNAALYTDTTVSEASVVHADQLNEGAKALSYNNYNDADGALNLIKEFEEPAAAVIKHTNPAGCATADSVADAYEKALSTDPMSAFGGIVALNRECDAATAEQIIDSFKEVVVAPGYTDAALDVLFEKENLRVLDVNENFEVTDSLTEKPLVGGRLVQERDTQHLSVDDLEVVTEREPTDEQIESLLFAWHTLKHVKSNGILFADGTETVGIGMGQVSRVDAVRLAAMKADEHAEGKDAEGAVMASDAFFPFPDGIEEAADAGIEAVIQPGGSKNDESVIEAADEHDMAMVFTGQRSFRHD; encoded by the coding sequence ATGAAACTCGCCGGTATGGCCAGTAACCGCGGCCGAAATCTCATGAACATCGCGGACCGCGCCCCGGGCGGGGCGGAGTTCGCCGTCGTTCTGACCAATGACGCCGACGCGCCGGTGCTCGAAGCAGCCGCCGAGCGCGGCATCCCGACCGAGGTCGTCGAGCACGACGCGGACGAGTCGCGCGAGTCCCACGAGGAGCGCGTCCTCGACGCCCTCTCGGAGTACGACTTCGACCTCGTCACGCTGGACGGGTATATGCGCGTCCTCAGCGAGACGTTCCTCGACGAGACACCGACCGCGCTGAACGTCCACCCAAGCCTGCTGCCGAACTTCACCGGGGCGAACGCTCACGAGCAGGTCCTCGACGCCGGCGTGAAGGTGACGGGCTGTACCGTCCACGTCCTTGATGAAAGCGTCGACGGCGGCCCCATCGTCACGCAGGAACCGATTCCCGTCTTCGAAGGTGACGACGAGGACAGTCTCAAAGAGCGCGTGCTCTATGAAGGCGAGTTCACCGCCTACCCGCGCGTCATCGAGTGGTTCGCCGAGGACCGCGTCACCATCGACTGGGATGCAGGCACGGTCTCAGTAGAGGGCGACGAGGGCGGAGACTTCCCTGCCCGCCGCATCGTCTCGGATGACCTCGCATCGAGTCTGCGCTATGGGGAGAACCCCCATCAGAACGCCGCGCTGTACACTGACACGACCGTCTCGGAGGCCAGCGTCGTCCACGCCGACCAGCTCAACGAGGGTGCGAAGGCGCTGTCGTACAACAACTACAACGACGCCGACGGCGCGCTGAACCTCATCAAGGAGTTCGAGGAGCCCGCCGCGGCGGTCATCAAACACACCAACCCGGCCGGCTGTGCGACTGCCGACTCCGTGGCCGACGCCTACGAGAAGGCACTGTCGACGGACCCGATGAGCGCTTTTGGAGGTATTGTCGCGCTGAACCGCGAGTGCGACGCCGCCACCGCCGAGCAGATCATCGACTCCTTCAAGGAGGTCGTCGTCGCGCCCGGCTACACCGACGCCGCGCTCGATGTACTGTTCGAGAAGGAGAATCTCCGCGTGCTGGATGTCAACGAGAACTTCGAGGTCACCGACAGCCTGACCGAAAAGCCCCTCGTTGGGGGCCGACTCGTTCAGGAGCGGGACACCCAGCACCTCTCAGTCGACGATCTTGAAGTCGTCACCGAGCGCGAGCCGACCGACGAGCAGATCGAGTCGCTGCTGTTCGCCTGGCACACGCTCAAACACGTCAAGTCCAACGGCATCCTCTTCGCCGACGGGACAGAAACGGTCGGCATCGGCATGGGGCAGGTGTCCCGGGTCGACGCCGTCCGGCTGGCCGCGATGAAGGCCGACGAACACGCCGAGGGGAAGGACGCCGAGGGCGCGGTGATGGCCTCGGACGCCTTCTTCCCGTTCCCGGACGGCATTGAAGAGGCCGCCGACGCCGGCATCGAGGCGGTTATCCAGCCCGGCGGCTCGAAGAACGACGAGAGCGTCATCGAGGCCGCGGACGAACACGACATGGCGATGGTGTTCACCGGGCAGCGGTCGTTCAGACACGACTGA
- a CDS encoding zinc-dependent alcohol dehydrogenase family protein has product MQAVLLEEFQEPLTVQEVERPEPEPDGAVAEVIGCGICRSDWHCWQGDWDWFGYRPDPPHVLGHEPTGRIVSVGEDVENIEEGQEVAIPFNFACGNCDLCRNGRENICENHIGLGFMNQAPGAFAEEVHIPNADLNAVPLPDGIDAESAAGMGCRFMTSFHAMAHRAPVSAGDDVVIHGCGGIGLSAVHIANALGGNVIGVDLMDEKLERAEDLGAVATVNAQAVDDPAKEVRDITDGGADVSADALGIATTCQNAVNSLRKGGTHVQIGLTTSEEAGMVSLPTDEFVAKEIDFKGSLGLQPSRYSEMLDMVESSKLDPTALVEDTVDIHQVPDELAAMSDYNTVGIPVCNEFSN; this is encoded by the coding sequence ATGCAAGCAGTACTACTAGAAGAGTTTCAGGAGCCGCTAACAGTACAAGAAGTCGAACGCCCCGAACCGGAGCCGGACGGTGCCGTCGCCGAGGTCATCGGCTGTGGTATCTGTCGGTCCGACTGGCACTGCTGGCAGGGGGACTGGGACTGGTTCGGGTACCGGCCTGACCCGCCACACGTCCTCGGTCACGAGCCGACAGGCCGGATTGTCTCTGTCGGCGAAGACGTCGAAAACATTGAGGAGGGACAGGAGGTCGCCATTCCGTTCAACTTCGCCTGCGGGAACTGCGACCTCTGTCGAAACGGGCGGGAAAACATCTGCGAGAACCACATCGGTCTCGGGTTCATGAACCAGGCCCCCGGCGCGTTCGCCGAGGAGGTCCACATTCCCAACGCCGACCTCAACGCCGTTCCGCTCCCGGACGGTATCGACGCCGAGTCGGCCGCCGGGATGGGCTGTCGGTTCATGACCTCGTTCCACGCGATGGCCCACCGCGCACCGGTCAGTGCCGGCGACGACGTTGTTATCCACGGCTGCGGTGGCATCGGGCTCTCGGCGGTTCACATCGCGAACGCCCTCGGCGGCAACGTCATCGGAGTCGACCTGATGGACGAGAAACTGGAGCGCGCGGAAGACCTCGGCGCTGTCGCCACCGTCAACGCACAGGCGGTCGACGACCCCGCAAAGGAGGTCAGGGACATCACTGACGGCGGGGCCGACGTGTCCGCAGACGCCCTCGGTATCGCAACGACCTGCCAGAACGCGGTGAACTCGCTCCGCAAAGGCGGCACGCACGTCCAGATCGGACTGACCACCAGCGAGGAGGCGGGGATGGTGTCGCTCCCGACCGACGAGTTCGTCGCCAAAGAAATCGATTTCAAGGGCTCACTCGGGCTCCAGCCATCGCGGTACAGCGAAATGCTGGACATGGTGGAATCGAGCAAACTCGACCCGACGGCGCTGGTCGAGGACACGGTCGACATCCACCAGGTACCCGACGAACTGGCCGCGATGAGCGACTACAACACGGTCGGTATCCCGGTCTGCAACGAGTTCAGCAACTAA
- the purB gene encoding adenylosuccinate lyase, which yields MTERGPLAAVSPLDGRYARYTEPLVPYASERALMRARVEVEVEYLIALADLDATPLSIDDGQRATLRALYEEFDDEDASVVKQLETEGYGEYAATNHDVKAIEYFIRLGMPDDLDAANWIHFGLTSEDVNNLAQRLLVKPAAEEVLVPELREIRDTLVEMAHTYADVPMLARTHGQPATPTTFGKEMAVYASRLGQAIGRVERAAEGLSGKLAGASGTYAAHVAAYPDVDWPTFADSFVGDLGLEHEPLTTQVNPCDDLAVLFDALRGANNILLDLDLDVWLYVSDRYLGQEAVEGETGSSTMPHKVNPIDFENSEGNLSKANSDLHFLGDYVTNSRLQRDLSDSTVKRNIGAAFAHCLIGYSKCQNGLAKVVPNEQVMRDDLAATPEIIGEAVQTILRREGYADAYEQVKKATRGREVTIEDFHDMFADLDVSDEVRAELEALTPTDYTGIAAQQADDI from the coding sequence ATGACCGAGAGAGGGCCACTGGCCGCCGTTTCGCCGCTCGACGGCCGATACGCCCGCTACACCGAACCGCTCGTCCCGTACGCCAGCGAGCGGGCGCTGATGCGCGCCCGCGTGGAAGTCGAAGTCGAGTATCTCATCGCGCTTGCCGACCTCGACGCCACGCCGCTGTCAATCGACGACGGCCAGCGCGCGACGCTCCGGGCGCTGTACGAGGAGTTCGACGACGAGGACGCGAGCGTCGTCAAACAGCTCGAAACCGAGGGCTACGGCGAGTACGCGGCGACCAACCACGACGTGAAGGCCATCGAGTACTTCATCCGGCTGGGGATGCCCGACGACCTCGACGCCGCCAACTGGATTCACTTCGGCCTGACCAGCGAGGACGTGAACAACCTCGCCCAGCGGCTGCTCGTCAAGCCCGCCGCCGAGGAGGTGCTGGTGCCCGAACTCCGCGAGATTCGGGATACGCTGGTGGAGATGGCCCACACCTACGCTGACGTGCCGATGCTGGCCCGCACACACGGCCAGCCTGCGACGCCGACGACGTTCGGCAAGGAGATGGCCGTCTACGCCTCGCGGCTGGGCCAGGCCATCGGTCGGGTCGAGCGTGCTGCTGAGGGCCTCTCCGGAAAGCTCGCCGGCGCGTCGGGAACCTACGCGGCCCACGTCGCCGCCTACCCCGACGTGGACTGGCCAACGTTCGCCGATTCCTTCGTCGGCGACCTCGGCCTGGAGCACGAACCGCTGACGACGCAGGTCAACCCCTGTGACGACCTCGCGGTCCTGTTCGATGCGCTCCGGGGCGCGAACAACATCCTGCTGGACCTCGACCTCGACGTGTGGCTGTACGTCTCGGACCGCTATCTCGGCCAGGAAGCCGTCGAGGGCGAAACGGGGTCCTCGACGATGCCCCACAAGGTCAACCCAATCGACTTCGAGAACAGCGAGGGGAACCTCTCGAAGGCCAATTCCGACCTCCACTTCCTCGGCGACTACGTCACGAACTCCCGGCTCCAGCGGGACCTCTCGGACTCGACGGTCAAGCGCAACATCGGGGCCGCCTTCGCCCACTGTCTCATCGGCTACAGCAAGTGCCAGAACGGGCTGGCGAAGGTCGTCCCCAACGAGCAGGTGATGCGCGACGACCTCGCCGCGACGCCGGAGATCATCGGCGAAGCCGTTCAGACGATCCTCCGGCGCGAAGGGTACGCCGACGCCTACGAGCAGGTCAAAAAGGCCACTCGGGGCCGCGAGGTCACCATCGAGGACTTCCACGATATGTTTGCCGACCTCGACGTGAGCGACGAGGTCCGGGCCGAACTGGAGGCGCTGACGCCGACCGATTACACGGGGATCGCGGCGCAGCAGGCCGACGACATCTGA
- a CDS encoding formate/nitrite transporter family protein, translating to MANDNDREEAVRDAVDVSRSGAPAGGSVIRDRFSADEIFQRIIVAADEEVTVGTREMFFAGVAGGFAITVTFMLYASLYAKTGGDPILSALLYPLGFVFIILGDYQLYTENTLPPVALVLERLASIPSLLRIWVVVLISNLFGGMLGALALATTDVLSADAAAAAAGFAQKAIATSQLTLFSKAVFAGLIVAGVVWVDYSLRDSISRLVLIYIAFLAIPFGNLYHVVVSATEMFYLVFIGELALSVGLWQFVLPVLLGNSVGGVVLVTVVNYFHTTERRLETARDQGSKRQLTIREWIWGGWSASGRSYVPATDEIPQSDPESRENER from the coding sequence ATGGCAAACGACAACGACAGGGAGGAAGCTGTCCGCGACGCTGTGGACGTCTCTCGGAGCGGTGCCCCAGCGGGTGGGAGTGTCATCCGTGACCGGTTCTCCGCGGACGAGATCTTCCAGCGCATCATCGTCGCGGCCGACGAGGAGGTGACAGTCGGGACTCGCGAGATGTTCTTCGCCGGCGTCGCGGGCGGGTTCGCTATCACAGTGACGTTCATGCTGTACGCGTCATTGTACGCGAAGACCGGCGGCGACCCGATATTGAGCGCGCTGTTGTACCCGCTCGGGTTTGTCTTCATCATTCTCGGGGATTATCAGCTCTACACGGAGAACACACTCCCGCCGGTCGCGCTTGTCCTCGAACGGCTGGCGAGCATCCCGTCGCTGCTCCGTATCTGGGTCGTCGTCCTGATTTCGAACCTCTTCGGCGGGATGCTCGGCGCGCTCGCGCTGGCGACGACCGACGTTCTCTCCGCCGACGCGGCGGCGGCCGCCGCCGGCTTCGCCCAGAAAGCTATCGCGACCTCTCAGCTAACGCTGTTCTCGAAGGCGGTGTTCGCCGGCCTCATCGTCGCCGGCGTCGTCTGGGTCGACTACTCGCTGCGGGACAGCATCTCCCGGCTCGTGTTGATTTACATCGCCTTCCTGGCGATTCCCTTCGGAAACCTCTATCACGTCGTCGTCTCCGCGACGGAGATGTTCTATCTCGTGTTTATCGGCGAGCTGGCGCTGTCTGTCGGCCTCTGGCAGTTCGTTCTCCCGGTACTTCTCGGCAACTCCGTCGGCGGCGTCGTGCTCGTGACCGTCGTCAACTACTTCCATACGACCGAACGGCGGCTCGAAACAGCGCGAGATCAGGGGTCCAAGCGCCAGCTCACCATCCGGGAGTGGATCTGGGGCGGGTGGTCCGCTTCGGGCCGCTCGTACGTGCCGGCGACCGACGAAATTCCCCAAAGCGATCCGGAGTCGCGAGAGAACGAGCGCTGA